One window from the genome of Roseisolibacter agri encodes:
- a CDS encoding S46 family peptidase yields MRHPALAVLSALAAAVALPAAGPARLAAQQGTPTPVTKEAPAAPTTQPPLTPNPRLRPRPAAPLPRRPLPDSGSRLAPAPTSASATGPAAIDPAKPIPEFGTMWTFDAPPLAYWKARYDFAPDQAWLDHVRLSTMRIPGCSSSIVSADGLLMTNHHCGRAWVTQVSPKDTNYHATGWAARSKAEEKRVPGAYAEQLQSIEDVTDRVRAAVTASAPARQVEQRDSALARLTRECQEQTRLTCQTVSFYQGGMYSLYRFKRYDDVRLVMVPEEQIAFFGGDPDNFTYPRWNLDVTFFRVYENGQPLRTQHFLKWNPQGAQENDVVFVVGNPGSTGRLLTMAQMEYLRDVQYPAQLAGYERQMAALREVMKTATPEQKRTLENQLFSLANSHKAVTGYRSGLLDSTIMARKRAFEADFRARIAADAALRARYGSAWDEIARAQQARARVFDRATYHGFGGGSTLLSAAGHLVRIPAEANRPDSARLAAYRGAALERLRAQLAGPLPVDKAAEKLFLAAQLDAARKALPANDPFLAAVLRGRSPEVAAEALVDGTRLDDPAVRRQLLDGGAAAVAQSTDPLIVAARAIDPLARRALAETTPLDAAISASAERIGQAIYAAYGKALPPDATFTLRISDGVVKGYPSNGTQAPWKTTFYGLYGRETAFDGQPPFDLPPRWRERKDRLDMATPFNFVSTNDIIGGNSGSPVIDRQGRVVGLIFDGNIESLPNRFIFTDAVARSVSVHARALTEALRKMYDAVWIADELEGRTTASR; encoded by the coding sequence ATGCGTCATCCCGCGCTCGCCGTGCTGTCCGCGCTGGCGGCGGCCGTGGCGCTGCCGGCCGCGGGTCCGGCGCGCCTGGCCGCGCAGCAGGGCACGCCGACTCCCGTCACGAAGGAGGCGCCGGCGGCGCCCACGACGCAGCCGCCGCTCACGCCCAACCCGCGGCTGCGCCCCCGCCCCGCCGCGCCGCTGCCACGTCGTCCGCTCCCCGACAGCGGCAGCCGACTGGCGCCGGCGCCCACGAGCGCCTCGGCGACTGGGCCGGCCGCGATCGACCCCGCGAAGCCGATCCCCGAGTTCGGCACGATGTGGACGTTCGACGCGCCGCCGCTCGCGTACTGGAAGGCGCGCTACGACTTCGCGCCCGACCAGGCGTGGCTCGACCACGTCCGCCTCTCGACGATGCGCATCCCGGGCTGCTCGTCGTCGATCGTCAGCGCCGACGGGCTGCTGATGACGAACCACCACTGCGGGCGCGCGTGGGTCACGCAGGTGTCGCCGAAGGACACCAACTACCACGCGACCGGCTGGGCCGCGCGCAGCAAGGCGGAGGAGAAGCGCGTCCCCGGCGCGTACGCCGAGCAGCTGCAGTCGATCGAGGACGTGACGGACCGCGTGCGCGCGGCCGTCACTGCCTCCGCGCCCGCGCGCCAGGTGGAGCAGCGCGACAGCGCGCTCGCGCGGCTGACGCGCGAGTGCCAGGAGCAGACGCGCCTCACCTGCCAGACGGTCAGCTTCTACCAGGGCGGCATGTACTCGCTGTACCGCTTCAAGCGCTACGACGACGTGCGGCTGGTGATGGTGCCCGAGGAGCAGATCGCGTTCTTCGGCGGCGATCCGGACAACTTCACGTATCCGCGCTGGAACCTCGACGTCACCTTCTTCCGCGTCTACGAGAACGGGCAGCCGCTGCGCACGCAGCACTTCCTGAAGTGGAACCCGCAGGGCGCGCAGGAGAACGACGTCGTGTTCGTCGTCGGCAATCCCGGGTCGACCGGGCGGCTGCTGACGATGGCGCAGATGGAGTACCTGCGCGACGTGCAGTATCCCGCGCAGCTGGCGGGCTACGAGCGGCAGATGGCGGCGCTGCGCGAGGTGATGAAGACGGCGACGCCGGAGCAGAAGCGCACGCTGGAGAACCAGCTCTTCTCGCTCGCCAACTCGCACAAGGCGGTGACGGGCTACCGCAGCGGGCTGCTCGACTCGACGATCATGGCGAGGAAGCGCGCGTTCGAGGCGGACTTCCGCGCCCGCATCGCGGCCGACGCGGCGCTGCGCGCGCGCTACGGCAGCGCGTGGGACGAGATCGCGCGCGCGCAGCAGGCGCGCGCACGGGTGTTCGACCGCGCGACGTACCACGGCTTCGGCGGCGGCTCGACGCTGCTCTCGGCCGCCGGCCACCTGGTGCGCATCCCCGCGGAGGCGAACCGGCCCGACTCGGCGCGGCTGGCGGCGTATCGCGGCGCGGCGCTCGAGCGGCTGCGTGCGCAGCTCGCGGGTCCGCTCCCCGTCGACAAAGCCGCGGAGAAGCTGTTCCTCGCCGCGCAGCTGGACGCGGCACGGAAGGCGCTGCCCGCCAACGATCCGTTCCTGGCGGCGGTGCTGCGCGGCCGCAGCCCCGAGGTCGCGGCCGAGGCGCTGGTGGACGGCACGCGGCTGGACGATCCGGCGGTGCGCAGGCAGCTGCTCGACGGCGGCGCGGCGGCGGTGGCGCAGTCCACGGATCCGCTCATCGTGGCCGCACGCGCGATCGACCCGCTGGCGCGGCGCGCGCTCGCCGAGACGACGCCGCTGGACGCCGCGATCTCGGCCAGCGCGGAGCGCATCGGGCAGGCGATCTACGCCGCGTACGGGAAGGCGCTGCCGCCGGACGCGACGTTCACGCTGCGCATCAGCGACGGCGTGGTGAAGGGCTACCCGAGCAACGGCACGCAGGCGCCGTGGAAGACGACGTTCTACGGGCTGTACGGCCGCGAGACCGCGTTCGACGGGCAGCCGCCGTTCGACCTCCCGCCGCGGTGGCGCGAGCGGAAGGACCGGCTGGACATGGCGACGCCGTTCAACTTCGTGTCGACCAACGACATCATCGGCGGCAACTCGGGGAGCCCGGTGATCGACCGCCAGGGGCGCGTGGTGGGGCTGATCTTCGACGGCAACATCGAGTCGCTGCCGAACCGGTTCATCTTCACGGACGCGGTGGCGCGCTCGGTGAGCGTGCACGCGCGCGCGCTGACGGAGGCGCTGCGGAAGATGTACGACGCGGTGTGGATCGCGGACGAGCTGGAGGGACGCACGACCGCGTCGCGCTGA
- a CDS encoding mechanosensitive ion channel family protein, giving the protein MTLRQLLAREFLGNPVGGWALAAALLLGVFFALVFARRLVVRRLERSAAATETMVDDVVLDALRRTRKSFLFVLALAAASFALEIPPAQRTLIEKLAKLVFLLQLASWGSGAIAFWLLRVTRARAGTDRASVTTLNVVAVILRIVLWTLLFLLALQSFGVDVTALITGLGIAGVAVALAVQNVLGDVLASLSIALDKPFVIGDAITVDTFQGTVEHIGLKTTRIRSITGEQIVVSNAELLKARIRNYQGQTERRVLFTLLFPLETPPQSMARVPEIVKETILANAPVRFDRAHFSAITDQALAVEAVYFVLDANYVLYMDIQQRINLTLLERLAAEGIRLAVPTRSVVVKGGADGEVQAAAGA; this is encoded by the coding sequence ATGACGCTCCGCCAGCTCCTCGCCCGCGAGTTCCTCGGCAACCCCGTCGGCGGCTGGGCCCTGGCCGCCGCGCTGCTGCTCGGCGTCTTCTTCGCGCTCGTGTTCGCGCGGCGCTTGGTCGTGCGCCGGTTGGAGCGGTCGGCCGCGGCGACCGAGACGATGGTCGACGACGTCGTGCTCGACGCGCTGCGCCGCACGCGCAAGTCGTTCCTGTTCGTCCTCGCGCTGGCCGCCGCGTCGTTCGCGCTGGAGATCCCGCCGGCGCAGCGCACGCTGATCGAGAAGCTGGCGAAGCTCGTCTTCCTGCTGCAGCTGGCCAGCTGGGGGAGCGGCGCGATCGCGTTCTGGCTGCTGCGCGTGACGCGCGCCCGCGCGGGGACCGACCGCGCCAGCGTGACGACGCTCAACGTCGTCGCCGTCATCCTGCGCATCGTCCTCTGGACGCTGCTCTTCCTGCTCGCGCTGCAGTCGTTCGGCGTCGACGTCACGGCGCTCATCACCGGCCTGGGCATCGCCGGCGTCGCCGTCGCGCTGGCCGTGCAGAACGTCCTCGGCGACGTGCTCGCGTCGCTGTCGATCGCGCTCGACAAGCCGTTCGTGATCGGCGACGCGATCACCGTCGACACCTTCCAGGGCACCGTCGAGCACATCGGGCTCAAGACGACGCGCATCCGCTCGATCACCGGCGAGCAGATCGTCGTCTCGAACGCGGAGCTGCTGAAGGCGCGCATCCGCAACTACCAGGGGCAGACGGAGCGGCGGGTGCTGTTCACGCTCCTCTTCCCGCTCGAGACCCCGCCCCAGTCGATGGCGCGCGTGCCCGAGATCGTGAAGGAGACGATCCTCGCCAACGCGCCCGTGCGCTTCGACCGCGCGCACTTCAGCGCCATCACCGACCAGGCGCTGGCGGTCGAGGCGGTGTACTTCGTCCTCGACGCGAACTACGTGCTCTACATGGACATCCAGCAGCGGATCAACCTCACGCTGCTGGAGCGGCTGGCGGCCGAGGGGATCCGGCTCGCGGTGCCGACGCGGTCGGTGGTCGTGAAGGGCGGCGCCGACGGCGAGGTGCAGGCCGCCGCCGGCGCCTGA
- the msrP gene encoding protein-methionine-sulfoxide reductase catalytic subunit MsrP, whose translation MLIRRPDDIPSAEITPEGVYHDRRRFLGAAGTLGLGLATGLVTPGLLSACAPGDVREANGEVERGAQPLPDDRTPYETATTYNNYYEFGTDKEDPSANAGALRTRPWSVVVEGLVKRPATYALDDLLKGLTPIERVYRMRCVEAWSMVIPWLGVPLRDVLARVEPLPSARFVEFTTLYDPKQMPGQRGGVLPWPYKEGLRLDEAQHPLTLLATGMYGKALPNQNGAPLRLVVPWKYGFKGIKAIVKIRLTDKQPRTTWNDAAANEYGFYANVNPAVDHPRWSQARERRIGEFRRRPTLPFNGYGEQVASLYSGMDLRRDF comes from the coding sequence ATGCTCATCCGCCGCCCCGACGACATCCCCTCCGCCGAGATCACCCCGGAGGGCGTGTACCACGACCGGCGCCGCTTCCTGGGGGCGGCCGGCACGCTCGGCCTCGGGCTCGCGACGGGGCTAGTGACGCCCGGCCTGCTCTCCGCGTGCGCGCCCGGCGACGTACGCGAGGCGAACGGGGAGGTGGAGCGCGGCGCGCAGCCGCTCCCCGACGACCGCACGCCGTACGAGACGGCGACGACGTACAACAACTACTACGAGTTCGGCACCGACAAGGAGGACCCGTCGGCGAACGCGGGGGCGCTGCGCACGCGGCCCTGGTCCGTCGTCGTCGAGGGGCTCGTGAAGCGGCCGGCGACGTACGCGCTCGACGACCTGCTGAAGGGCCTCACGCCCATCGAGCGCGTCTACCGCATGCGCTGCGTCGAGGCGTGGTCGATGGTGATCCCGTGGCTCGGCGTGCCGCTGCGCGACGTGCTCGCGCGCGTCGAGCCGCTGCCGTCGGCGCGCTTCGTCGAGTTCACGACGCTCTACGATCCGAAGCAGATGCCGGGGCAGCGCGGCGGCGTGCTCCCGTGGCCGTACAAGGAGGGGCTGCGGCTGGACGAGGCGCAGCATCCGCTGACGCTCCTCGCGACCGGCATGTACGGGAAGGCGCTGCCGAACCAGAACGGCGCGCCGCTGCGGCTCGTGGTGCCGTGGAAGTACGGCTTCAAGGGGATCAAGGCGATCGTGAAGATCCGCCTCACCGACAAGCAGCCACGCACGACGTGGAACGACGCCGCGGCGAACGAGTACGGCTTCTACGCCAACGTGAACCCGGCCGTCGACCATCCGCGCTGGTCGCAGGCGCGCGAGCGGCGCATCGGCGAGTTCCGCCGCCGTCCCACGCTCCCGTTCAACGGCTACGGCGAGCAGGTGGCGTCGCTGTACAGCGGGATGGATCTGCGGCGGGACTTCTGA
- a CDS encoding ABC transporter permease encodes MIATLRARLAASAFWPMLRKEFVQMRRDRLTLGMMVGLPAIQLVLFGYAIRTEVRHLPTVVLDESRTAQSRALVEALVQSGTFDVALQARGRADVAAAIGAGRARAAVVVPPDYARDLLRGRPAPVQVIVDAADPMASSAALSGAALVGAAHGAEIVAARAGRPAVPALDVRVRPWYNPGLRSAIYIAPGLVGVLLSLTMLLIMSMAIVRERERGTLEQLIVTPIGRGSLMLGKVAPFVLVGYVQMSVVLLLGHLLFDVPVRGSLALLYALTLGFILANLGLGLVVSTLARTQGQAMQVGFFFLLPNILLSGFMFPREAMPDVARWVGLALPLTYYLRILRGILLRGVGLEALWREAAVLAAFAVGILAVSVRRFSKTLD; translated from the coding sequence GTGATCGCGACGCTCCGCGCGCGCCTCGCCGCGTCGGCGTTCTGGCCGATGCTGCGCAAGGAGTTCGTGCAGATGCGGCGCGACCGGCTCACGCTCGGCATGATGGTCGGGCTGCCGGCGATCCAGCTCGTGCTGTTCGGCTACGCGATCCGCACCGAGGTGCGCCACCTGCCGACGGTGGTCCTCGACGAGTCGCGCACCGCGCAGAGTCGCGCGCTGGTCGAGGCGCTGGTGCAGAGCGGCACCTTCGACGTCGCGCTCCAGGCGCGCGGCCGCGCGGACGTCGCGGCGGCGATCGGCGCGGGGCGGGCGCGCGCGGCGGTCGTCGTGCCGCCGGACTACGCGCGCGACCTGCTGCGCGGCCGGCCGGCGCCGGTGCAGGTCATCGTCGACGCCGCAGATCCGATGGCGTCGAGCGCCGCGCTCTCGGGCGCGGCGCTGGTCGGCGCGGCGCACGGCGCGGAGATCGTCGCCGCGCGCGCGGGGCGCCCCGCCGTGCCCGCGCTCGACGTGCGCGTGCGCCCCTGGTACAACCCCGGCCTGCGCAGCGCGATCTACATCGCGCCGGGCCTCGTGGGCGTGCTGCTCTCGCTCACCATGCTGCTCATCATGAGCATGGCGATCGTGCGCGAGCGCGAGCGCGGGACGCTGGAGCAGCTCATCGTCACGCCGATCGGCCGCGGGAGCCTGATGCTCGGCAAGGTCGCGCCGTTCGTGCTCGTGGGCTACGTGCAGATGAGCGTCGTGCTGCTGCTCGGGCACCTGCTGTTCGACGTGCCGGTGCGCGGCTCGCTGGCGCTGCTCTACGCGCTCACGCTCGGCTTCATCCTCGCCAACCTGGGGCTCGGGCTCGTGGTGTCGACGCTCGCGCGCACGCAGGGGCAGGCGATGCAGGTCGGCTTCTTCTTCCTGCTCCCCAACATCCTGCTGTCGGGCTTCATGTTCCCGCGCGAGGCGATGCCGGACGTCGCGCGCTGGGTGGGGCTGGCGCTGCCGCTGACGTACTACCTGCGCATCCTGCGCGGCATCCTGCTGCGCGGCGTGGGGCTGGAGGCGCTCTGGCGCGAGGCGGCGGTGCTGGCCGCGTTCGCGGTCGGGATCCTGGCGGTGAGCGTGCGGCGGTTCAGCAAGACGCTGGACTGA
- a CDS encoding sulfite oxidase heme-binding subunit YedZ encodes MATTALAPKLRKRLVWLAIFLASAAPALYLGWQLWLAWNFRSSDLGKDPVKGIEHATGETAIRFLALTLAVTPVRQLTGWNWLAPYRRMLGLFMFFYASAHLAVFYALDLEMNLGEVATEIVKRPYLVVGFVAWLLLVPLALTSTKGMIRRLGGKRWNRLHKATYAVAALGMLHYFWSQKKDITDPLLFSLVFVALFAWRGVRAWQRRAAAVRPLRERAA; translated from the coding sequence ATGGCGACGACGGCGCTCGCGCCGAAGCTCCGCAAGCGGCTCGTCTGGCTCGCGATCTTCCTCGCCAGCGCGGCGCCAGCCCTCTACCTGGGTTGGCAGCTCTGGCTCGCCTGGAACTTCCGGTCGAGCGATCTGGGCAAGGATCCCGTGAAGGGGATCGAGCACGCCACCGGCGAGACCGCGATCCGCTTCCTCGCGCTCACGCTGGCGGTGACGCCGGTGCGGCAGCTCACCGGGTGGAACTGGCTCGCGCCGTACCGGCGCATGCTCGGCCTCTTCATGTTCTTCTACGCCAGCGCGCACCTCGCGGTGTTCTACGCGCTCGACCTCGAGATGAACCTCGGCGAGGTCGCGACGGAGATCGTGAAGCGCCCGTACCTCGTCGTCGGCTTCGTGGCGTGGCTGCTGCTCGTGCCGCTCGCGCTCACCAGCACGAAGGGGATGATCCGCCGCCTGGGCGGGAAGCGCTGGAACCGGCTCCACAAGGCGACCTACGCGGTCGCGGCGCTCGGCATGCTGCACTACTTCTGGAGCCAGAAGAAGGACATCACCGACCCGCTGCTGTTCTCGCTGGTGTTCGTGGCGCTGTTCGCCTGGCGCGGCGTGCGGGCGTGGCAGCGCCGCGCCGCCGCGGTGCGCCCGCTGCGGGAGCGCGCGGCGTAA
- a CDS encoding OsmC family peroxiredoxin — MPTRHASATWTGDLRSGKGTFSGESGAVGGEYSFGTRFGDTPGTNPEELLAAADAACFSMALSLALAQAGMTPEKIETKAACTIEKVGDGFKITRMKLDCTARVPGADRDAFKDVAEATKSSCPVSTALMGNVEIELDAKLDES, encoded by the coding sequence ATGCCCACGCGTCACGCCTCGGCGACCTGGACGGGCGACCTCCGCAGCGGCAAGGGCACCTTCAGCGGCGAGAGCGGCGCCGTCGGCGGCGAGTACTCCTTCGGCACGCGCTTCGGCGACACGCCCGGCACCAACCCCGAGGAGCTGCTCGCGGCCGCCGACGCGGCCTGCTTCAGCATGGCGCTCAGCCTCGCGCTCGCGCAGGCGGGCATGACGCCCGAGAAGATCGAGACGAAGGCCGCGTGCACGATCGAGAAGGTGGGCGACGGCTTCAAGATCACCCGCATGAAGCTCGACTGCACGGCGCGCGTCCCCGGCGCCGACCGCGATGCCTTCAAGGACGTCGCGGAGGCGACCAAGAGCAGCTGCCCGGTCTCGACGGCGCTCATGGGGAACGTCGAGATCGAGCTCGACGCGAAGCTCGACGAGTCCTGA
- a CDS encoding PRC-barrel domain-containing protein has protein sequence MARDHASRGLRDEASVGPDPRRARELKRLSDLKFKVADGEPDIVGWTVFASTGRELGKVRDLLVDVEAREVVMLDIDLRRGDQHTLAPVRAAWIDHAAKRVVLDARELEQSDDLLPGLPRTGAISDDQVRRFNDDYVRAYGDRGVDRDTGWRLRRGDEELRFGVEPRADLNAAPRRDDRTLGAAAAGAAAGAAAGAVGSGPAFEESRRIDAIMEGRPVEGRTVDPRTDRDRLDEPRRLLDRDAVPPMTTGASAMADVDRERHERERLERERYERERLDADRRVARTDDASTLHPDGAIDPRELDGRVRIDEGATVDDRTPVGGVRYEGGTTPRDYGRPDEVYGPEYGSGRIGFDRVVSRHPLSADDPADVGATDRTLDPMDASRRLDDAGDRTLDRTLDDRREVRYRRYDDRRPDVR, from the coding sequence ATGGCACGGGACCACGCGTCGCGCGGGCTGCGCGACGAGGCGAGCGTCGGGCCGGACCCGCGCCGCGCGCGCGAGCTCAAGCGGCTCAGTGACCTCAAGTTCAAGGTCGCCGACGGCGAGCCGGACATCGTCGGGTGGACGGTGTTCGCGTCCACGGGGCGCGAGCTGGGGAAGGTGCGCGACCTGCTGGTGGACGTGGAGGCGCGCGAGGTCGTGATGCTCGACATCGACCTGCGGCGCGGCGACCAGCACACGCTGGCGCCGGTGCGCGCGGCGTGGATCGACCACGCGGCGAAGCGCGTCGTGCTCGACGCGCGGGAGCTGGAGCAGAGCGACGACCTGCTGCCCGGCCTGCCGCGCACGGGCGCGATCAGCGACGACCAGGTGCGCCGCTTCAACGACGACTACGTGCGCGCCTACGGCGACCGCGGCGTCGACCGCGACACCGGCTGGCGGCTGCGCCGCGGCGACGAGGAGCTGCGCTTCGGCGTCGAGCCGCGCGCCGATCTGAACGCCGCCCCGCGCCGCGACGACCGGACGCTCGGCGCCGCGGCGGCGGGCGCCGCCGCGGGAGCTGCCGCGGGCGCGGTCGGCTCGGGCCCGGCGTTCGAGGAGTCGCGCCGCATCGACGCGATCATGGAAGGCCGCCCGGTCGAGGGCCGCACGGTCGACCCGCGCACGGACCGCGACCGGCTCGACGAGCCGCGCCGCCTGCTGGACCGCGACGCGGTGCCGCCGATGACGACCGGGGCGTCGGCGATGGCCGACGTCGATCGCGAGCGCCACGAGCGTGAGCGCCTGGAGCGGGAACGCTACGAGCGCGAGCGGCTGGACGCCGACCGCCGCGTGGCGCGCACCGACGACGCGAGCACGCTGCATCCCGACGGCGCGATCGACCCGCGGGAGCTCGACGGCCGCGTGCGCATCGACGAGGGGGCGACGGTGGACGACCGCACGCCCGTGGGCGGCGTCCGCTACGAGGGCGGCACGACGCCGCGCGACTACGGGCGCCCGGACGAGGTCTACGGCCCGGAGTACGGCAGCGGGCGCATCGGCTTCGACCGCGTGGTCTCGCGCCACCCGCTCTCGGCCGACGATCCGGCGGACGTGGGGGCGACCGACCGGACGCTCGATCCGATGGACGCGTCGCGCCGCCTGGACGATGCGGGCGACCGCACGCTCGACCGCACGCTCGACGACCGGCGCGAGGTGCGCTACCGCCGCTACGACGACCGGCGGCCGGACGTGCGCTGA
- a CDS encoding RecQ family ATP-dependent DNA helicase: MPTGRELTRARARKILADRFGFDDFQYRQYEPIQTVLQGRDTLVVMPTGSGKSLVYQFPALVLEGLTLVVSPLIALMKDQQDKLVAQGVDALAFHSHQTTRETRDTERAIAEGEGDILYVTPERFKDREFFEMLLQRKVSLFVVDEAHCVSQWGHDFRPDYLTLGSVVNRLGRPPVLALTATATAEVRADIVRQLGMRDPHVTITGFARPNLRFEVKRTVNEVAKDEALRKLLEHTPGTGVIYVATIREAERLHEQLRDHFHRKLEFGLYHGKLPPVERKTAQDRFMNDELKAIVATNAFGLGIDKPDIRFVVHYNFPGSIEAYYQEAGRAGRDGEPSTCTMLYRVEDRRIQSYFLGGKYPEVEEAAKVALVLETYPERTPVHLDELAERSGVPRRKARITLMLLKRHGLVREHRGGNWERLAGRLTQVDLSHDLTDYEERRARDQAKLQAVVDFSQTARCRTRYILEYFGEEVEGDWRCGNCDACDAMLQWERRQARAD; encoded by the coding sequence ATGCCTACTGGCCGTGAGCTGACGCGCGCGCGTGCGCGCAAGATCCTCGCCGATCGCTTCGGCTTCGACGACTTCCAGTACCGGCAGTACGAGCCGATCCAGACCGTGCTGCAGGGACGGGACACGCTCGTCGTGATGCCCACCGGCAGCGGCAAGTCGCTCGTCTACCAGTTCCCCGCGCTCGTGCTCGAGGGGCTGACGCTCGTCGTCAGCCCGCTGATCGCGCTCATGAAGGACCAGCAGGACAAGCTGGTGGCGCAGGGCGTCGACGCGCTCGCGTTCCACTCGCACCAGACGACGCGCGAGACGCGCGACACCGAGCGCGCGATCGCGGAGGGCGAGGGCGACATCCTCTACGTCACGCCGGAGCGCTTCAAGGACCGCGAGTTCTTCGAGATGCTCCTGCAGCGCAAGGTGAGCCTGTTCGTCGTCGACGAGGCGCACTGCGTCAGCCAGTGGGGCCACGACTTCCGGCCCGACTACCTCACCCTCGGCTCCGTCGTGAACCGGCTCGGCCGGCCGCCGGTGCTGGCGCTGACCGCGACCGCGACGGCGGAGGTGCGGGCGGACATCGTCCGGCAGCTCGGGATGCGCGACCCGCACGTGACGATCACCGGCTTCGCGCGCCCCAACCTGCGCTTCGAGGTGAAGCGCACGGTGAACGAGGTCGCGAAGGACGAGGCGCTGCGCAAGCTGCTGGAGCACACGCCGGGGACGGGCGTCATCTACGTGGCGACCATCCGCGAGGCCGAGCGGCTGCACGAGCAGCTGCGCGACCACTTCCACCGGAAGCTCGAGTTCGGGCTGTACCACGGCAAGCTGCCGCCGGTCGAGCGCAAGACGGCGCAGGACCGGTTCATGAACGACGAGCTGAAGGCGATCGTCGCGACGAACGCGTTCGGGCTGGGGATCGACAAGCCGGACATCCGCTTCGTCGTGCACTACAACTTCCCGGGCTCGATCGAGGCGTACTACCAGGAGGCGGGGCGCGCGGGGCGCGACGGCGAGCCGTCGACGTGCACGATGCTCTACCGCGTCGAGGACCGCCGCATCCAGAGCTACTTCCTCGGCGGCAAGTACCCGGAGGTGGAGGAGGCGGCGAAGGTGGCGCTGGTGCTCGAGACGTATCCCGAGCGCACGCCGGTGCACCTGGACGAGCTGGCGGAGCGCAGCGGCGTGCCGCGCCGGAAGGCGCGCATCACGCTGATGCTGCTGAAGCGGCACGGGCTGGTGCGCGAGCACCGCGGCGGCAACTGGGAGCGGCTGGCGGGGCGGCTCACGCAGGTGGACCTGAGCCACGACCTGACGGACTACGAGGAGCGCCGCGCGCGCGACCAGGCGAAGCTGCAGGCGGTGGTGGACTTCTCGCAGACGGCGCGCTGCCGGACGCGCTACATCCTCGAGTACTTCGGCGAGGAGGTGGAGGGCGACTGGCGCTGCGGGAACTGCGACGCGTGCGACGCGATGCTGCAGTGGGAGCGGCGGCAGGCGCGCGCCGACTGA